Proteins found in one Methanospirillum hungatei JF-1 genomic segment:
- a CDS encoding NosD domain-containing protein, with the protein MTLEKPGVYYLNESVFINDSAIHITHSDIILDGHGNIVTGNMSSGSIGITIQHPEMMMHNITIRNITIRDFETGILIDTSHEINLEKADLISHMRTGIRIETSENIQITRCTVQNNRNEITGGYGIQISDSNKIKITNSQVTGNGKTGKSNSGGIYITNSSETSIISSQISTNPGFGIRADNGTEHLKISDCDISVNSGDGILIQSGSSPDIQKSILDKNKESGIELIKVVQPVITGNVITSGTMGISLLDTEDMTLTGNSLKNNRIGFDISASDIRYYNHHISNTNTIDSRTLIYLKDVRDRKIGPSMNPSMVIIVNSSDIALSELVLSKNCAGIILANSSNLTLTDISFIENGIGIRSEFGTNNLICNNLHAERNLVSGYYISNTNNFTLTSIYGQESPSGIYLHNATGGILKNIYMTQITGLKSRMPSGITLSGCDSITVSKSQFSECSYAGLVSDSDNLNLTDNRFLSNTYAGSVILSGPVDLYNNSFLNNEDTGLILRANQSTILRNTFTNNKNRGILLISGNENLFAYNTFKNYKNCMIQDKNAINIWNTSNMYFSDNTYPAGNYWGDPEGEGFSDICTTDPNGCCIDPYIIQLYNIDYHPLSSQYIIESTMNTDLNQNGREDLQDVVKYMNMVSSGDTSSLYDFSGDGKINLNDVVSLFHIIIKK; encoded by the coding sequence GTGACATTAGAAAAACCTGGAGTCTATTATCTGAATGAATCAGTTTTTATCAATGATTCAGCAATTCACATCACCCATTCAGATATCATCCTTGATGGACATGGCAATATTGTAACAGGAAATATGTCTTCAGGATCGATCGGAATTACAATACAACATCCTGAAATGATGATGCATAATATTACAATCAGAAATATTACCATAAGGGATTTTGAAACCGGGATTCTAATCGATACCTCACATGAAATCAACCTTGAAAAAGCAGATCTTATCTCTCATATGAGAACAGGAATCCGGATAGAGACATCAGAGAATATACAGATAACCAGGTGTACGGTTCAAAATAACAGAAATGAAATTACCGGTGGATACGGTATCCAGATATCAGATTCGAATAAAATAAAAATAACTAACTCCCAGGTAACCGGGAATGGGAAGACTGGAAAAAGTAATTCAGGAGGTATTTATATCACTAACTCTTCTGAGACCAGTATTATTTCCAGTCAGATCTCTACCAATCCAGGGTTTGGTATTCGGGCCGATAATGGAACAGAACATCTAAAAATATCAGATTGTGATATTTCTGTCAATTCAGGAGATGGAATACTAATCCAATCAGGTTCATCTCCAGACATCCAAAAATCAATTCTGGATAAAAACAAGGAATCAGGTATTGAACTGATAAAAGTGGTGCAACCTGTAATTACCGGGAATGTTATCACTTCAGGCACCATGGGGATTTCTCTCTTAGATACTGAAGACATGACATTAACAGGAAATTCATTAAAAAACAACCGGATTGGATTTGATATCTCTGCCTCAGATATTCGTTACTATAATCACCATATTTCAAATACCAATACGATAGACTCACGAACACTCATCTATCTGAAAGATGTCCGTGATAGAAAGATTGGACCATCAATGAACCCTTCGATGGTCATCATTGTCAACTCATCGGATATTGCATTGTCTGAACTCGTGCTATCAAAAAATTGTGCAGGGATTATCCTTGCTAATAGCTCAAACCTTACCCTCACAGATATTTCTTTCATAGAAAATGGTATTGGCATTAGGTCAGAATTTGGAACAAACAATCTGATATGCAACAATCTTCATGCAGAAAGAAACCTGGTGAGTGGATATTATATAAGCAATACCAATAATTTTACCCTGACATCAATCTATGGTCAGGAAAGCCCATCTGGCATCTATCTTCACAACGCAACAGGGGGGATATTAAAAAATATCTATATGACACAGATTACCGGATTAAAATCACGAATGCCTTCAGGGATTACGTTGAGCGGGTGTGACAGTATCACCGTTTCCAAGTCACAATTCTCTGAATGTTCTTATGCAGGACTTGTATCAGACTCTGATAATCTGAATCTCACTGATAATAGGTTTCTATCCAATACCTATGCCGGTTCAGTAATTCTCTCAGGCCCGGTAGATCTGTATAATAATTCATTCCTTAATAATGAGGATACCGGCCTTATCTTAAGGGCAAATCAGAGTACTATCCTCCGTAATACATTCACCAATAATAAGAACAGAGGGATTTTATTGATTTCTGGGAACGAAAATCTCTTTGCATATAATACCTTTAAAAATTATAAAAACTGTATGATTCAGGATAAAAATGCTATTAATATCTGGAACACCTCCAACATGTATTTTTCTGATAATACTTATCCAGCTGGTAATTACTGGGGAGATCCTGAAGGTGAGGGATTTTCGGATATATGTACCACAGATCCAAATGGTTGCTGTATTGATCCCTATATTATTCAATTGTATAACATAGACTATCACCCCTTATCATCACAATATATCATCGAATCTACCATGAATACTGACCTGAACCAGAATGGCCGGGAAGATTTGCAGGATGTGGTGAAATATATGAATATGGTCTCATCTGGTGATACCAGTTCATTATATGATTTCAGTGGTGATGGGAAAATTAACCTGAATGATGTAGTTTCATTATTTCATATAATAATAAAGAAATAA
- a CDS encoding amino acid permease, with translation MTTCDENTGCLCEHTPVDNPVPLAGRAKSLRLQRGIRPWMASLIAIGGIIGSIYYLGSGYLIAEMGPSVILLYAIGGLVIWTVMQSFAELLVNVPRQGNFISHSAEFISPTWAVGTGWSYWFNWCAYIPSEAVAGGIIMHVFAPQLPIVAWAVIFLTMITLLNIIHVGGFGFVESTLSLIKIIHNGVFCIVAALIILGFIGSGGPIGLSVLFPPNSDPFTDIFPAGVFILISNLALILVNFQGSEIVGLAAAETQNPDRIVPKACRQVVYRILRVDIIPILLLVMILPYSEAGLSDSVFSLALSKYGFTEVAGILSFIVLTAAFSCANSGFYGSVRALYGLSLEGMAPKIFSRLNKQCTPMYATLFTLLMCWAVLSMWWFSNGEGELYLWLLSVSAFTGAICWISICYSQVVFRRRVYERGYSKQDIKAPAPLSPWFPLMIGVILEIFALVILAFNEDLRGSLYLSVPAVAVPMLIYYIGRKTGTISGIKIRHEDEKPFEELFPEKHKPS, from the coding sequence GTGACTACCTGTGATGAAAATACCGGCTGTTTATGTGAACATACGCCGGTCGATAATCCCGTGCCTCTTGCAGGAAGAGCAAAATCATTACGACTTCAACGGGGAATCCGTCCCTGGATGGCAAGTCTGATTGCTATCGGAGGGATCATTGGTTCAATCTACTACCTGGGTTCAGGCTATCTTATTGCGGAAATGGGACCTAGTGTTATCCTTTTGTATGCTATAGGAGGTCTTGTTATCTGGACCGTGATGCAGTCATTTGCCGAACTTCTGGTAAATGTCCCCAGACAGGGTAATTTTATAAGTCATTCGGCAGAATTCATCTCGCCAACATGGGCTGTCGGAACTGGTTGGAGTTATTGGTTTAACTGGTGTGCCTATATTCCATCTGAGGCTGTGGCAGGGGGAATAATCATGCATGTTTTTGCCCCTCAGCTTCCCATAGTTGCATGGGCCGTTATATTTCTTACCATGATTACCCTTCTGAATATTATTCATGTAGGAGGATTTGGATTTGTTGAGAGTACGCTCTCGCTTATAAAAATCATTCATAACGGAGTCTTTTGCATAGTTGCAGCCCTTATCATTCTTGGCTTTATAGGATCCGGAGGCCCGATCGGATTGAGTGTGCTTTTCCCACCGAATAGTGATCCCTTTACGGACATCTTCCCAGCCGGAGTCTTTATCCTCATCAGTAACCTTGCTCTCATTCTTGTCAACTTTCAGGGTTCAGAGATTGTCGGACTCGCCGCTGCAGAAACGCAAAACCCGGACAGGATTGTCCCAAAGGCATGTCGGCAGGTTGTATACCGGATTCTACGTGTTGATATCATCCCCATCTTACTGCTTGTCATGATCCTGCCATATTCGGAAGCGGGATTGTCAGATAGTGTATTCTCTCTCGCTCTTTCCAAATACGGATTTACAGAAGTTGCAGGAATTTTATCATTCATAGTTCTAACCGCAGCTTTTTCCTGTGCAAATTCAGGATTTTATGGATCGGTAAGAGCACTGTATGGTCTCTCACTGGAAGGGATGGCACCGAAAATTTTTTCGAGACTAAACAAACAATGCACGCCAATGTATGCCACACTCTTTACTCTTCTCATGTGCTGGGCAGTTCTGAGCATGTGGTGGTTCTCCAATGGTGAGGGTGAACTGTATCTCTGGCTCTTATCAGTATCAGCATTTACCGGTGCTATCTGCTGGATATCTATCTGTTATTCTCAAGTGGTATTCAGAAGGCGTGTTTACGAACGAGGCTATTCAAAGCAGGATATCAAAGCCCCAGCTCCATTATCTCCATGGTTCCCCTTAATGATCGGTGTTATTCTTGAGATATTTGCCCTGGTCATCCTTGCATTCAATGAGGATCTAAGAGGCTCCCTCTATCTTTCTGTCCCGGCAGTGGCTGTTCCCATGCTCATCTATTACATAGGGAGAAAAACCGGGACGATAAGCGGCATAAAAATCCGTCATGAAGATGAAAAACCCTTTGAAGAACTCTTCCCGGAAAAACATAAACCCTCATAA
- a CDS encoding ATP-dependent DNA helicase, which produces MNELQDWFAYSSFRPGQEEMLHRAFETARTGGVLLIDAPTGSGKSSVVSALLAGRRDRQIIVAVRTISQLTTYIRELELIRKKQPCLKFSYLVGKSSMCPLGGSGDTYRKCEAVKGFSTALIRERADRGSLDPSKDKVILDQIRKNDPDHPIICPFFIRSRMAIQNEKAGGLRLVPSDACKRLSTQVIERCIKPDTLRESCGGLCPYEVMAQASLQADVLICNYHHIMDEQIREQLYLNLQREPSEILLLIDEAHNCGDVMQDIMSVSLDHRALEQADHDISSIKKEVKDLEAIRRLIPGIKKFLDGLRRSAVTEDWFDPQLFSRMILRESLYGTMEEVVDEFMDLAENIRETNSKRGDFRTTGIERLSAFLYRLHNSGTNPAYLTLFRKDNENIYLEVRNIDPSPALSTLAREHFCSVYISGTLTPLSSYQQLYFRALPVDYPVSSFSLPNHFPKKNRIVLTTADITSAYSQRQSDENLKRMISYIRTFCTIPGNLGVWFPSYQMLESVTREVEMHLHDREVFIEPRDSSEAGPLLTRFMSLPGKGKKGILFAVCGGKFSEGLDYRGEMLTGAMVIGLPLAPWNQVRQMIMHYYTRQYGEEGKFIAYTLPALNKVLQALGRVLRTPEDRGVLIIGDNRFLDPSIKERLPGWMQEEIQEVNVHSFPSLLKGWN; this is translated from the coding sequence ATGAATGAGTTGCAGGACTGGTTTGCCTATTCTTCATTTCGGCCCGGACAGGAAGAAATGTTACACAGGGCTTTTGAAACTGCCAGAACGGGTGGCGTCCTCCTCATAGATGCACCAACCGGATCTGGAAAATCTTCTGTCGTCTCTGCATTATTAGCTGGACGTAGAGACCGCCAGATAATTGTTGCAGTCCGGACCATATCCCAGCTTACCACCTATATACGGGAACTAGAACTCATTCGGAAAAAACAACCTTGTTTAAAATTTTCATATCTGGTTGGGAAAAGTTCAATGTGTCCTCTGGGCGGTTCAGGAGATACCTACCGGAAATGTGAGGCTGTCAAGGGATTCTCAACGGCGCTTATCCGGGAGCGGGCTGATCGGGGATCATTGGATCCATCGAAAGATAAGGTCATCCTAGATCAGATAAGGAAAAATGATCCGGACCATCCGATCATCTGTCCTTTTTTTATCCGAAGCCGAATGGCAATTCAGAATGAAAAGGCTGGAGGTCTTCGTTTGGTTCCGTCTGATGCATGTAAACGCCTTTCTACTCAGGTTATTGAAAGATGTATTAAACCTGACACACTACGCGAATCATGTGGGGGGCTATGTCCCTATGAGGTCATGGCACAGGCTTCATTACAGGCTGATGTCCTCATCTGTAATTATCATCATATCATGGACGAGCAGATCCGGGAGCAGTTATACCTGAATCTGCAACGGGAGCCTTCTGAAATATTGCTGCTCATCGATGAAGCACATAACTGTGGCGATGTGATGCAGGATATTATGTCAGTCAGTCTTGATCATCGGGCCCTTGAACAGGCAGATCATGATATTTCCTCAATAAAAAAGGAAGTCAAAGACCTTGAAGCAATAAGACGCCTTATTCCTGGCATAAAAAAATTTCTTGATGGTCTTCGTCGGTCTGCTGTAACTGAGGACTGGTTTGATCCCCAGTTATTCAGTCGTATGATACTTCGGGAGTCACTCTATGGCACAATGGAGGAGGTTGTCGATGAGTTCATGGATCTTGCTGAAAATATTCGAGAGACAAACAGCAAACGGGGTGATTTCAGAACAACCGGGATTGAACGACTCTCTGCATTCCTGTACCGGCTTCACAATTCAGGGACAAATCCTGCATACCTTACACTTTTTCGAAAGGATAATGAGAATATCTATCTTGAAGTCAGAAATATTGATCCATCTCCCGCTCTCTCAACTCTTGCACGTGAACACTTCTGTTCTGTATATATTTCCGGAACATTAACACCGCTGAGCAGTTATCAGCAGCTCTATTTCAGAGCCCTTCCTGTGGATTATCCTGTTTCATCATTTTCACTTCCCAATCATTTTCCAAAAAAGAATCGGATTGTACTCACAACTGCAGATATCACCTCGGCATATTCTCAGCGGCAGTCAGATGAAAATTTGAAAAGGATGATCTCTTATATACGTACCTTCTGTACAATCCCTGGAAACCTTGGTGTATGGTTTCCCTCTTACCAGATGCTGGAATCAGTTACCAGGGAAGTTGAGATGCATCTTCATGACCGTGAGGTATTTATTGAGCCCAGGGACAGCAGTGAAGCAGGACCATTACTGACAAGATTTATGAGTCTGCCAGGGAAGGGGAAAAAAGGAATTTTATTTGCCGTATGTGGAGGTAAATTTTCTGAGGGACTTGATTACCGGGGAGAGATGTTGACCGGAGCCATGGTCATCGGTCTTCCCCTTGCTCCGTGGAACCAGGTAAGACAGATGATCATGCACTATTATACGAGGCAATATGGTGAGGAAGGAAAATTTATTGCCTACACACTTCCTGCGCTGAACAAGGTTCTCCAGGCACTTGGAAGAGTTCTCCGGACTCCGGAAGACAGGGGTGTGCTTATCATCGGCGATAATCGGTTTCTGGATCCCTCCATTAAAGAACGACTGCCAGGCTGGATGCAGGAGGAGATACAGGAAGTTAATGTTCATTCATTCCCTTCATTGTTAAAAGGTTGGAATTAA
- a CDS encoding bacteriohemerythrin: MAFLKWSESLSVHVTEIDEQHQKLIQLINTLHDAMLEKKGKEVLGKILDELAAYTVYHFSTEEKYMEQCGYPGLAFHKKEHDTFVGKVESLIQDYQANKLGITIELMTFLKDWVSNHIQITDKKYSDTFNKNGII, encoded by the coding sequence ATGGCATTTCTTAAGTGGTCTGAATCCCTGAGTGTTCATGTTACAGAGATTGATGAGCAGCATCAAAAACTTATTCAGCTCATCAACACGCTGCACGATGCAATGCTGGAAAAAAAGGGAAAGGAAGTCCTTGGGAAAATTCTGGATGAGCTCGCAGCATATACAGTCTATCATTTTTCAACCGAAGAGAAATATATGGAGCAGTGTGGTTACCCTGGACTGGCTTTTCATAAAAAGGAGCATGATACTTTTGTTGGGAAAGTTGAATCACTTATCCAGGATTATCAGGCCAACAAATTAGGGATAACTATTGAACTTATGACATTTCTTAAGGACTGGGTATCAAATCACATTCAGATAACTGATAAAAAATATTCTGATACTTTCAATAAAAACGGAATTATATAA
- the corA gene encoding magnesium/cobalt transporter CorA, with translation MPYEDHVSIKTGLPPGIPIYIGKHEPEVTKVSALIYSADGFNIFPEIQASDISEIRSGYGICWVHISGLKDIDKINQILSDAILHPLIAEDVFNTKGRAKVEDFGDTLFIILDIILSNGTELQSRKINIITKEKLLISISETSNPFENIKTRISLPNGKFRTHDVDYLMYSIIDSVVDTYFFGLERIEDLSEKLEERVVHDPNSDIIIEIQSFRHTLIKFKRQVWSLRDVIMHLERSDSDFLTDSTRIFMRDVYDHVIKISEDLDIHREMAEGIMEIYLSSVSNRTNEIVRVLTVIAVIFIPLTFLTGVYGMNFSYLPGIDHPAGPIIIFGIMILITTSMAAIFRWKKWI, from the coding sequence GTGCCATATGAGGACCATGTTTCAATAAAGACTGGTCTCCCGCCAGGTATCCCGATTTACATAGGGAAACATGAACCGGAAGTTACCAAAGTTTCTGCTCTGATATATTCTGCTGATGGATTTAATATTTTTCCAGAGATACAAGCATCTGACATTTCGGAAATTCGATCCGGATATGGGATCTGTTGGGTTCACATTTCAGGACTGAAAGATATTGATAAAATAAATCAGATCTTGTCCGATGCAATCCTTCATCCATTAATTGCTGAAGATGTCTTTAATACCAAGGGAAGGGCGAAGGTTGAAGATTTTGGTGATACACTTTTTATAATTCTTGATATTATTCTCAGTAATGGTACAGAACTGCAATCACGGAAGATAAACATCATTACGAAAGAAAAACTGCTAATATCAATATCAGAAACCAGCAACCCTTTTGAGAATATTAAAACCCGCATTTCTCTTCCAAATGGAAAATTCAGAACACATGACGTCGATTACCTGATGTATTCAATTATCGACTCCGTTGTCGATACCTATTTTTTTGGTCTCGAAAGAATCGAGGATTTGTCAGAAAAACTAGAAGAACGGGTCGTTCATGATCCAAATTCGGATATCATCATAGAAATTCAGTCATTTCGACATACACTCATAAAATTCAAGAGACAGGTCTGGTCACTTCGGGATGTTATCATGCACCTGGAACGATCCGATTCTGATTTCCTGACAGATTCTACCAGGATATTCATGAGAGATGTATATGATCATGTGATAAAAATTTCTGAAGATCTTGATATTCACCGAGAAATGGCTGAAGGAATCATGGAAATATATCTCTCCTCAGTATCAAACCGTACCAATGAGATAGTCCGTGTTTTGACTGTAATTGCAGTTATCTTTATCCCACTGACCTTTCTTACCGGAGTCTATGGAATGAATTTCTCATATCTTCCGGGTATTGATCACCCTGCCGGACCTATAATCATTTTTGGTATAATGATCCTCATTACAACCAGTATGGCAGCGATTTTCAGATGGAAAAAATGGATTTAA